Within the Nitratireductor basaltis genome, the region ATCCTCAATTTCGGCAGGATGGTCTCAACCGCCGAGGGTGTTAAAGTCGCCGATGCATCACTCACCGGAGGACCATCATGAGCGACATCAACAACCCCAATCCGTCACCTGAACGCGCACCGGAACGCAAGACCGACCGCTGGCTGGAGCCCGGCCCGACCAATATCCAGGTCATCTATATTCTCTATCTCGCCAGCTTCGTCATCGGCATCACCGCCCTGGTGGGCATCGTCCTGGCCTACATGAACCGCGGCAAGGCGGAAGGCTGGGTGGAAAGTCACTATACCTGGGCGATCCGCACCTTCTGGATCGGCCTCCTCTTCGGCTTCATTTCTATGATTCTCATGGTGGTCGGCATCGGCTTCCTGTTGATGTTCGCGGTCGCCGTCTGGGCCGTCATCCGCATCGTCATCGGCCTTAAAGCCGTCTCCAACAACGAGCCCATCGCCAATCCGCAAAGCTGGATGTTGTAAACTTCATGCAAACCACCTTCACGGCCGAACAGCTGGCCGATCCCGCCACAGCCGAGTCCGAGCAGATCCTGCGTAAATGCGTGCATTGCGGGTTCTGCACCGCCACCTGCCCCACCTATGTGGAGCTTGGCAACGAGCTGGATAGCCCGCGCGGGCGTATCTATCTCATCAAGGACATGCTGGAGAACGGGCGGCCAGCCGACCCTGAGGTGGTCACGCATATCGACCGGTGCCTGTCATGCCTTTCCTGCATGACCACCTGCCCTTCAGGCGTGAATTACATGCACCTGGTCGATCATGCGCGGGTGCATATCGAGAAGACCTATCGCCGCCCGCTGCATGAACGGGTGATCCGCACCGTTCTGGCTAAGACTTTGCCCTATCCAGACCGTTTCCGTGCCTCTTTGAAGCTTGCAAAACTGGGCAAGCCCCTTGCCCCGGTCTTTCGTGCCATACCGGGCCTCAAGCCGCTCGCGGCCATGCTGGCACTTGCACCTGATAGCGTTCCCCCGGCATCAAGTGTGCCAGCACAAGGCGCTCATGAACCTCAAAGGGAAAAGCGCGGGCGCGTGGCACTTCTCTCCGGCTGTGCGCAGTCCGTGCTTGATCCAGAGATCAACGCCTCCACAATCCGGCTTCTGACGCGGTTCGGCTATGAGACGGTTGTGCCGCGCGGGGAAGGCTGCTGCGGCGCGTTGGTGCATCATATGGGACGTGAGGAAGAAGCCCTCGCCTTCGCACGCAACAATGTCGATGCCTGGATGCGTGAGATCGAGAAAGGCGGGCTCGACGCCATCATCATCACGACGTCGGGTTGCGGCACGACCATCAAGGATTACGGTCACATGCTGCGGCTTGATCCCGATTATGCGGCGAAGGCTGCGCGTGTCTCGGCTCTCGCAAAGGATGTAAGCGAGTTTCTCGACACGATCGAACTTCCCGAGCCGGAGCATGTGAGCGATCTGAAGGTGACATATCACTCGGCCTGCTCCATGCAGCACGGCCAGCGCATCCGCCGCCAGCCCAAGGCGCTTCTGACCAAGGCAGGCTTTACCGTATCCGAGCCGCGCGAGGGGCATCTGTGCTGCGGGTCGGCGGGCACCTACAATATCATGCAGCCGGAGATTTCCGCGCGCCTGCGCCGGCGCAAGGTGAAGAATATCGAGGCGACGAAGCCCGATGTCATCGCCACCGGCAATATCGGCTGTATCACGCAGATCGCCGGCGGCACGGACACGCCGATCCTTCATACGGTGCAACTGCTCGACTGGGCCTATGGAGGGCCGAAGCCGCAAGCGCTTGGCTGAGACAGCAAAAAGGCAGCGTCTCCCTCAAGACGCTGCCTTTCAACAAGCCTGCTGCGCCTTTACAGCGCGCAAGGCCTGCCCCCGCCTGCGGTTGCTACAGTACCACGACCTTGGTGCCGACCGATACACGATTGTACAGGTCCATCACATCTTCGTTGCGCATGCGGATGCAGCCTGAAGAAACAGCCTGTCCGATCGACCAGGGCGCGTTGGTGCCATGGATGCGGTAGAGAGTGGAACCAAGATAAAGCGCGCGTGCGCCAAGGGGGTTCGCAGGACCGCCCTTCATGTGAGCGGGAAGAATACGCCCCTTCTTCTTTTCACGTGCGATCATTTCTGCCGGCGGACGCCAGTCCGGCCATTCACGCTTGCGCGTGATCTTCTCGGTGCCGCGCCACTCGAAGCCTTCCTTGCCCACACCGACGCCGTAGCGACGCGCCTTGCCCCCGGCTTCAACAAGGTAAAGGAAGCGGTTGGACGTATCCACCACCACCGTTCCGGCTCCGTGCGGACCGTCGTAGTCCACCACCTGTGGCAGATAGATCGGGTTCATCTGCGGCTTTGGCTTGGCCGGCGCACGCGCGGCGAGTGCCGCCTGCTGCTGCGGACGCAGCTGGCGTGGCTGCGCCACCTGAGGCTGCTGGCGGTAAACCGGCTGTGCCTGGCGATATTGCGGTCGCGGTTGTGCCTGGCGCACAACGCGCTGGCGCTGATAATGGCGCGTCTGGACGCCCTGTGGCTGGCGAAGCTGCAGCACCCAGGGCGCGGAAAGATCGGGGCTTACCATCACCGGTGGCGGCTCGACATAGCGCGTCTGGGCCAGTGCTCCACCTGCACCCAGCAACGCGGCAGCTGTCA harbors:
- a CDS encoding DUF4870 family protein produces the protein MSDINNPNPSPERAPERKTDRWLEPGPTNIQVIYILYLASFVIGITALVGIVLAYMNRGKAEGWVESHYTWAIRTFWIGLLFGFISMILMVVGIGFLLMFAVAVWAVIRIVIGLKAVSNNEPIANPQSWML
- the glcF gene encoding glycolate oxidase subunit GlcF, coding for MQTTFTAEQLADPATAESEQILRKCVHCGFCTATCPTYVELGNELDSPRGRIYLIKDMLENGRPADPEVVTHIDRCLSCLSCMTTCPSGVNYMHLVDHARVHIEKTYRRPLHERVIRTVLAKTLPYPDRFRASLKLAKLGKPLAPVFRAIPGLKPLAAMLALAPDSVPPASSVPAQGAHEPQREKRGRVALLSGCAQSVLDPEINASTIRLLTRFGYETVVPRGEGCCGALVHHMGREEEALAFARNNVDAWMREIEKGGLDAIIITTSGCGTTIKDYGHMLRLDPDYAAKAARVSALAKDVSEFLDTIELPEPEHVSDLKVTYHSACSMQHGQRIRRQPKALLTKAGFTVSEPREGHLCCGSAGTYNIMQPEISARLRRRKVKNIEATKPDVIATGNIGCITQIAGGTDTPILHTVQLLDWAYGGPKPQALG
- a CDS encoding L,D-transpeptidase; this translates as MKLFLAAAVTAAALLGAGGALAQTRYVEPPPVMVSPDLSAPWVLQLRQPQGVQTRHYQRQRVVRQAQPRPQYRQAQPVYRQQPQVAQPRQLRPQQQAALAARAPAKPKPQMNPIYLPQVVDYDGPHGAGTVVVDTSNRFLYLVEAGGKARRYGVGVGKEGFEWRGTEKITRKREWPDWRPPAEMIAREKKKGRILPAHMKGGPANPLGARALYLGSTLYRIHGTNAPWSIGQAVSSGCIRMRNEDVMDLYNRVSVGTKVVVL